Proteins co-encoded in one Kineosporia corallincola genomic window:
- a CDS encoding DUF1918 domain-containing protein, producing MQADTGDWLVVETGRPGKPGRERRYGQIVDILGPDGSPPYVVSWIDGEYSPMFLPGTGTRVLRTGA from the coding sequence ATGCAGGCCGACACGGGTGACTGGCTGGTCGTCGAGACCGGGCGACCGGGGAAACCGGGGCGCGAGCGCCGCTACGGGCAGATCGTCGACATTCTCGGCCCGGACGGCTCGCCCCCCTACGTGGTCTCCTGGATCGACGGCGAGTACTCGCCGATGTTCCTGCCCGGCACCGGAACCCGGGTGCTGCGCACCGGGGCCTGA
- the nhaA gene encoding Na+/H+ antiporter NhaA gives MSTPGTPPTPSSNQLFRRGSWPETRRIAEVLRQETVGGALLLLGTVVALVWANSPWSHGYTGLRDTVVGPHALHLDLTLGQWAADGLLAVFFFVAGLELKREFVAGDLRDPRRALVPVVAAVGGMVLPALLFVLVNLSTGDGALRGWAVPTATDIAFAVAVLAVVGTHLPAALRTFLLTLAVVDDLLAIVVIALFYSSDLAFLPLLGSLAAVGVFGLLVQRRVRSGWLLVPLAVLAWALMHASGIHATVAGVLLGFTVPVLRSQAAGGPDAGPGLAEHLEHLWRPVSAGVAVPVFAFFSAGVAVGGLSGFGESLRDRVAVGIVVALVVGKTLGILGATALVSRFTQAQLDRSLSWWDVLGACMLGGIGFTVSLLIGELAFGAGSERDEHVKVAVLTGSVLAAVLASIVLRLRNRTYRRLDELERADADGDGVPDVFEPGHPSEPGHP, from the coding sequence ATGTCCACGCCTGGCACGCCCCCCACGCCGTCCTCGAACCAGCTCTTCCGCCGGGGTTCCTGGCCGGAGACCCGGCGCATCGCCGAGGTGCTGCGCCAAGAGACGGTGGGCGGCGCGCTCCTGCTGCTGGGCACCGTCGTCGCCCTGGTCTGGGCCAACTCGCCGTGGTCGCACGGCTATACCGGACTACGTGACACGGTCGTCGGCCCGCACGCGCTCCACCTGGACCTGACGCTCGGCCAGTGGGCCGCCGACGGCCTGCTGGCCGTGTTCTTCTTCGTGGCCGGGCTGGAGCTCAAGCGGGAGTTCGTCGCGGGCGACCTCCGCGATCCGCGCCGGGCCCTGGTGCCGGTGGTCGCGGCGGTCGGCGGCATGGTGCTGCCCGCCCTGCTGTTCGTGCTGGTCAACCTGTCCACCGGCGACGGCGCGCTGCGCGGCTGGGCGGTGCCGACAGCCACCGACATCGCCTTCGCCGTGGCCGTGCTGGCCGTGGTCGGCACCCACCTGCCCGCCGCCCTGCGCACGTTCCTGCTCACCCTGGCGGTGGTGGACGACCTGCTCGCCATCGTCGTCATCGCGCTCTTCTACAGCAGTGACCTGGCGTTCCTGCCGCTGCTCGGATCACTGGCGGCGGTCGGCGTCTTCGGCCTGCTGGTGCAGCGGCGGGTGCGCAGCGGCTGGCTGCTCGTGCCGCTGGCCGTGCTGGCCTGGGCCCTGATGCACGCCTCCGGCATCCACGCCACGGTCGCCGGAGTCCTGCTCGGCTTCACCGTCCCGGTGCTGCGCTCGCAGGCGGCCGGGGGCCCCGACGCGGGTCCGGGCCTGGCCGAGCATCTCGAGCACCTGTGGCGTCCGGTCTCGGCGGGGGTGGCCGTGCCGGTGTTCGCGTTCTTCTCCGCCGGCGTCGCCGTCGGTGGCCTGAGTGGGTTCGGTGAGTCCCTGCGCGACCGGGTGGCCGTCGGGATCGTCGTCGCCCTGGTCGTCGGCAAGACCCTGGGCATCCTCGGCGCCACCGCCCTGGTCTCCCGGTTCACCCAGGCGCAGCTCGACCGGAGCCTGTCCTGGTGGGACGTTCTCGGCGCCTGCATGCTGGGCGGCATCGGCTTCACCGTCTCGCTGCTGATCGGCGAGCTGGCGTTCGGCGCGGGCAGCGAGCGCGACGAGCACGTGAAGGTCGCGGTGCTCACCGGCTCGGTGCTGGCGGCGGTGCTGGCCTCGATCGTGCTGCGTCTGCGCAACCGCACCTACCGGCGTCTGGACGAGCTGGAGCGGGCCGACGCCGACGGCGACGGGGTGCCCGACGTGTTCGAGCCCGGCCACCCGTCCGAGCCCGGCCACCCGTGA
- a CDS encoding TetR/AcrR family transcriptional regulator: protein MNSRDAILAAALRRLNTDPRASMTDMAGAAGVGRATLHRYFSSRDELLHELGTRSLNRWEQSMTDADLPGVIESGDPDRIRECLRELLRRYLADYDEFGFALIDPYLRTAPDLVERTEELAERESALLAAGQRAGVLRADLPPRWLSFAVYGVLVAARDATTSGRVARHDLDEFVISTYFDGTAAR, encoded by the coding sequence ATGAACTCCCGGGACGCGATCCTGGCTGCGGCGCTGCGCCGCCTGAACACCGATCCGCGAGCCTCGATGACCGACATGGCCGGCGCGGCCGGGGTCGGGCGGGCCACGCTGCACCGCTACTTCTCCAGCCGCGACGAGCTGCTGCACGAGCTCGGCACCCGTTCCCTGAACCGCTGGGAGCAGAGCATGACCGACGCCGATCTGCCCGGCGTCATCGAGTCCGGCGATCCCGATCGCATCCGCGAGTGCCTGCGCGAGCTGCTGCGCCGTTATCTGGCCGACTACGACGAGTTCGGCTTCGCCCTGATCGACCCCTACCTGCGCACCGCTCCCGACCTGGTCGAGCGCACCGAGGAACTGGCCGAGCGGGAGAGCGCACTGCTCGCCGCCGGTCAGCGCGCGGGTGTGCTGCGGGCCGACCTGCCGCCGCGCTGGCTGTCCTTCGCCGTGTACGGGGTGCTGGTGGCCGCCCGCGACGCCACGACCAGCGGCCGGGTGGCCCGCCACGACCTGGACGAGTTCGTCATCTCCACCTACTTCGACGGGACGGCAGCCCGATGA